In Hemicordylus capensis ecotype Gifberg chromosome 3, rHemCap1.1.pri, whole genome shotgun sequence, one DNA window encodes the following:
- the LOC128350090 gene encoding uncharacterized protein LOC128350090 isoform X1: protein MGPKKAKAKMGGKQVRPPPCPAPASDSSSEDDGDMGTIRALIACLEALKKERQGVAPRTEKGGPSGVPTDPKRFMRAAKKAKLMQSLTSRIEALEARDQQPLQTVVDVTLDRNGSSNVSEHQGGEPRGPDKQGSGAVLSPAGAGGRASARPDAIVAVEPWRLEAQRAFLASLAPSTQAAYDKQCKVFQEFRMQVGLGQDWPLPAEQLMQFLVHLKGKGLSPRALAGYLAALAFQAKSQGLTNTMGDFRVRRLGMGTPG, encoded by the exons ATGGGGCCAAAGAAAGCCAAGGCAAAGATGGGCGGGAAGCAGGTTCGACCTCCACCATGCCCTGCACCCGCTTCTGATTCCTCCTCAGAGGATGATGGGGACATGGGCACTATTAGGGCACTCATTGCATGCCTGGAGGCCCTTAAGAAGGAGAGACAGGGGGTGGCTCCTAGAACGGAGAAGGGTGGTCCATCCGGTGTACCAACTGATCCTAAAAGGTTTATGAGGGCGGCCAAGAAGGCTAAGCTCATGCAATCACTAACATCCAGGATTGAGGCCTTGGAAGCAAGGGATCAACAGCCGCTCCAGACAGTGGTGGACGTGACCTTGGACAGGAATGGTTCCTCGAACGTGTCAGAGCACCAGGGAGGCGAGCCACGTGGCCCAGACAAGCAGGGGTCTG GTGCAGTGCTTTCGCCAGCTGGTGCCGGAGGCAGAGCGTCAGCCCGACCAGATGCCATcgtggctgtggagccttggcgcTTAGAGGCGCAGAGGGCCTTTTTGGCCTCTTTGGCACCCAGCACGCAGGCAGCATATGATAAACAGTGCAAGGTCTTCCAGGAGTTTAGGATGCAGGTAGGATTGGGTCAGGACTGGCCCCTGCCTGCGGAACAGCTGATGCAGTTTTTGGTACACCTCAAGGGTAAGGGGTTATCCCCCAGGGCTCTGGCGGGTTACTTAGCTGCCCTGGCTTTCCAGGCCAAATCGCAGGGCCTTACCAATACTATGGGGGATTTTAGGGTAAGGAGGCTGGGCATGGGAACGCCCGGCTGA